One Thermococcus eurythermalis DNA segment encodes these proteins:
- a CDS encoding TIGR00153 family protein, which produces MQVWTKLFAKSPFKPLIKHAEVVIQTVETLEKALQAWHDGKTEEMERLAVEVDRLEDVADRIKEEIRDTLSSKLMMAVAREDVLIYLHMQDKVADSAEDTAKWLLVKSPCGIPEEIKDVVLQMGTESIKAAKLVYEAIVQMDRVIESGFAEQEIAREYELIRAIEEVESKIDGLDTKLMRLVFENSDRLDWGTGLCILNIARTLSNISDKAKDAAERIRLMMNK; this is translated from the coding sequence ATGCAGGTGTGGACTAAGCTCTTCGCAAAGAGCCCGTTCAAGCCCCTGATAAAGCACGCGGAAGTGGTCATTCAGACGGTTGAAACTCTTGAGAAGGCCCTCCAGGCCTGGCACGACGGGAAAACGGAGGAGATGGAGAGGCTTGCCGTCGAGGTGGACAGGCTTGAGGACGTCGCCGACAGGATAAAGGAGGAAATCCGCGACACCTTGAGCTCAAAGCTCATGATGGCCGTCGCTAGGGAGGACGTCCTCATATACCTCCACATGCAGGACAAGGTCGCCGATTCTGCCGAGGACACGGCCAAGTGGCTCCTCGTCAAGAGCCCCTGCGGTATTCCCGAAGAAATAAAAGATGTAGTCCTCCAGATGGGTACTGAGAGCATCAAGGCGGCGAAGCTCGTTTACGAGGCCATAGTGCAGATGGACAGGGTGATAGAGAGCGGTTTTGCAGAACAGGAAATAGCGAGGGAATATGAACTGATTCGCGCCATTGAGGAGGTTGAGAGCAAAATCGACGGCCTCGACACGAAGCTGATGAGGCTCGTCTTCGAGAACTCGGACAGGCTTGACTGGGGAACCGGTCTGTGTATCCTCAACATCGCGAGGACCCTCAGCAACATCTCGGACAAGGCCAAGGACGCCGCCGAGAGGATAAGGCTGATGATGAACAAGTGA
- a CDS encoding inorganic phosphate transporter, producing MDPWLLITIALGFAMAWAIGANDAANSMSTAVGAKAITPKQAVVIAGVLEFAGAYFFGKSVTETVRKGILDPSMITDPNVLIYGSVAALLAATIWLIIATKFGLPVSTTHSIIGGIAGYGIVYAGTEIVNWGKMGQVVLSWILSPIVGAVMAYLIFKMFTKSIFETRDPVRSARIWSPFWIGMAFVVIGTMFYLKVLHGNDLKTGVLLYGIPLGVVVFAMTYLLIRLRFPSSDPFIGVEAIFRKAQVITSAYVALAHGANDVANAIGPVAAVYAVATMGLAGMKVPVPRWILALGGLGIAVGVATYGYRVMETVGKKITELTNTRGFTIDFSAATVVLIASWLGMPISTTHTVVGAVIGIGLARGVKAINKDIVRDIIISWFVTVPVAGLISAAIFKLLMIVG from the coding sequence ATGGACCCTTGGTTGCTGATAACGATTGCCCTTGGATTCGCGATGGCCTGGGCGATAGGTGCGAACGACGCCGCTAACTCGATGAGCACGGCCGTGGGTGCAAAGGCTATAACCCCGAAGCAGGCTGTTGTGATAGCCGGCGTCCTTGAGTTCGCTGGCGCCTATTTCTTTGGAAAGAGCGTTACCGAGACGGTTAGGAAGGGCATCCTCGACCCGTCTATGATAACTGACCCGAACGTCCTCATATATGGCTCCGTGGCAGCGCTCCTGGCCGCGACCATCTGGCTCATCATAGCCACCAAGTTTGGCCTGCCCGTCTCGACAACACACTCCATCATAGGCGGAATAGCAGGCTATGGAATAGTTTACGCCGGTACTGAGATAGTCAACTGGGGCAAAATGGGCCAGGTCGTCCTCAGCTGGATTCTCTCGCCCATAGTCGGTGCCGTAATGGCATATTTAATATTCAAGATGTTCACGAAGAGCATCTTCGAGACGAGAGACCCCGTTAGGAGTGCTCGGATATGGTCGCCTTTCTGGATTGGTATGGCGTTTGTCGTGATCGGAACTATGTTCTATCTTAAGGTTCTCCATGGAAACGACCTCAAGACCGGAGTTCTGCTGTATGGCATTCCTCTGGGAGTAGTCGTGTTTGCAATGACCTACCTTCTGATAAGGCTCCGCTTCCCGAGCAGTGACCCGTTCATTGGCGTCGAGGCAATATTCAGGAAAGCACAGGTGATTACCTCCGCCTACGTTGCCCTCGCGCACGGTGCCAACGACGTCGCAAACGCCATCGGCCCTGTTGCGGCCGTTTACGCCGTTGCCACGATGGGGCTGGCCGGAATGAAGGTGCCCGTGCCGAGGTGGATTTTGGCCCTCGGTGGTCTCGGCATAGCGGTCGGCGTCGCCACATACGGCTACCGCGTCATGGAGACCGTTGGCAAGAAGATAACAGAACTGACGAACACCCGCGGCTTCACTATAGATTTTTCAGCGGCAACCGTCGTCCTCATCGCGAGCTGGCTCGGAATGCCGATTTCGACGACGCACACCGTCGTTGGAGCTGTCATAGGAATAGGCCTTGCGAGGGGAGTAAAGGCAATAAATAAAGACATCGTTAGGGACATAATAATTTCCTGGTTCGTTACCGTCCCGGTCGCTGGGCTGATAAGCGCGGCCATTTTCAAACTCCTGATGATCGTGGGGTGA
- a CDS encoding metallophosphoesterase family protein: protein MKRLLGLVLILVVLSAGCLGSGSDEGSTTSTSTVAGIDFSQHPTGKVVGAWWKFFNETFYVSDGYADLVKHYFPDAKVEPFSAFEGSGIAVLSPGDAIKSRLLFGKSLQVQELEPFGYIAYKQGTHLPGPWLGVVAVMNSENGSMMVITGTSRAGVGASLYFLKGLKDGTLSVDRNAVVRSKSFEGVLLKELGDVNFNGFPDDDEYYELHQLLFDEPFNYYWRVVKGENVTVSGGFIRLVNGTTIYLRALGFNVTVKIENPKGVPLTYVLENVNPKLMVLPEGTKVVDNTTIKFTTDEPGFSIVAKDVSGYKVLAFGDHRPGSGEKPPEVFLKIMEEINKEDGAFVIDGGDLVYSGTIYQWAELMKVWRWNKPVFIAVGNHEYQGEGVSIFHYYFGPTDYAFSFGGYRYIFANNVDNGYRLTEEQLAWLKEQLEIAKERGERPVIVMHAPPYDPRHSHDHAMDEESAKELLALMGEYNAFGIFSHIHIFWNGTYDGVHFVITGGGGAPLYAKHDEGGFYHYVRLGMGADGNITVEPVEVSE from the coding sequence ATGAAGCGGTTGCTTGGGCTTGTGTTAATCCTTGTTGTCTTATCGGCCGGGTGCCTTGGTTCTGGCTCTGACGAGGGCTCAACGACTTCAACCTCAACGGTAGCTGGAATCGATTTCTCCCAGCATCCCACTGGAAAGGTTGTTGGAGCCTGGTGGAAATTCTTCAACGAGACCTTCTACGTCAGCGACGGCTACGCCGACCTCGTGAAGCACTACTTCCCGGACGCAAAGGTCGAGCCGTTCTCTGCCTTTGAGGGGAGCGGAATAGCCGTTCTCTCCCCCGGAGACGCGATTAAGTCGAGGCTCCTCTTCGGGAAATCACTCCAGGTTCAGGAGCTTGAGCCCTTTGGCTACATCGCCTACAAGCAGGGGACCCACCTACCAGGCCCCTGGCTCGGTGTGGTGGCTGTCATGAACTCCGAAAATGGCTCAATGATGGTCATCACGGGAACGAGCAGGGCCGGGGTAGGCGCGTCGCTCTACTTCCTGAAGGGCCTCAAAGACGGAACGCTTTCCGTTGACCGCAACGCAGTGGTGCGCTCGAAGTCCTTTGAGGGAGTCCTCCTCAAGGAGCTCGGCGACGTGAACTTTAACGGGTTCCCGGACGATGACGAGTACTACGAACTCCACCAGCTCCTCTTCGACGAGCCCTTCAACTACTACTGGCGCGTCGTTAAGGGTGAGAACGTCACCGTCAGCGGTGGTTTCATAAGGCTCGTAAACGGCACGACGATTTACTTAAGGGCCCTCGGCTTCAACGTCACCGTTAAGATTGAGAACCCGAAAGGCGTCCCGCTCACCTACGTCCTCGAAAACGTCAACCCCAAGCTCATGGTTCTTCCGGAGGGAACGAAGGTCGTTGACAACACTACCATAAAGTTCACCACTGACGAGCCGGGCTTCTCCATAGTTGCAAAGGACGTCTCTGGCTACAAAGTCCTCGCATTCGGAGACCACAGGCCGGGAAGCGGGGAAAAGCCCCCTGAAGTCTTCCTCAAGATTATGGAAGAGATTAACAAAGAGGACGGGGCCTTTGTCATAGACGGCGGAGACCTCGTTTACTCCGGAACAATCTACCAGTGGGCCGAGCTCATGAAGGTCTGGCGCTGGAACAAGCCGGTCTTTATAGCGGTTGGAAACCACGAGTATCAGGGAGAAGGCGTCAGCATCTTCCACTACTACTTCGGCCCGACCGACTACGCCTTCAGCTTCGGGGGCTACCGCTACATCTTTGCCAACAACGTAGACAACGGCTACCGCCTCACCGAGGAGCAGCTTGCCTGGCTCAAAGAACAGCTTGAAATAGCTAAGGAGCGTGGTGAGAGGCCTGTAATAGTTATGCATGCCCCGCCCTACGACCCGAGGCATAGCCACGACCACGCGATGGACGAGGAAAGCGCCAAGGAACTGCTTGCACTGATGGGGGAGTACAACGCGTTCGGAATCTTCAGCCACATCCACATCTTCTGGAACGGAACCTATGACGGCGTCCACTTCGTCATAACCGGTGGAGGAGGGGCTCCCCTCTACGCTAAGCATGATGAGGGAGGCTTCTACCACTACGTCAGGTTGGGAATGGGGGCCGATGGGAACATTACCGTTGAGCCCGTTGAGGTCTCCGAGTGA
- a CDS encoding cupin domain-containing protein has protein sequence MFVGHYQDVPEKDTGFEGVTIRWLVSPKLGAKNFAMRYFVLKEGAEIPIHQHDWEHEIFIVKGEGIITNGKEEYHVKEGNFLYVPPNEPHGYKALSDTLEFLCLIPAKKEAIPEDEW, from the coding sequence ATGTTCGTAGGCCACTACCAGGACGTCCCCGAGAAGGACACCGGTTTTGAGGGCGTAACGATAAGGTGGCTCGTTTCTCCGAAGCTCGGCGCCAAGAACTTCGCGATGCGCTACTTCGTCCTCAAGGAGGGCGCCGAAATCCCGATACACCAGCACGACTGGGAGCATGAAATCTTTATCGTTAAGGGAGAGGGCATAATAACCAACGGGAAGGAGGAGTACCACGTTAAGGAGGGCAACTTCCTCTACGTCCCGCCCAACGAGCCCCACGGCTACAAGGCCCTGAGCGACACCCTGGAGTTCCTCTGCCTCATCCCCGCCAAGAAGGAGGCCATCCCAGAAGACGAGTGGTGA
- a CDS encoding tRNA (N(6)-L-threonylcarbamoyladenosine(37)-C(2))-methylthiotransferase has product MVRVHVESYGCTRNKADGEIMEALLLSAGYELAETPESADYVVVNTCAVKDPTEVKMARRIRELLDSGKKVIVTGCLVHVNPDVIDPRVSGILGVKSIDRIAEAVETAEHGGKLVSVEGWRERNPDKLELPRLWKSGVAFVVPISEGCLNACTYCATRFARGVLKSYKPELVVKWVKEALARGYKEIQLSSEDTGCYGFDIGTNLAKLLDEITAIEGDFRVRVGMMNPNHVLEFLDELIEAYQDEKVYKFLHLPVQSGDNEVLRKMGRTYTVEEFEEIVSEFRKKVPGLNLNTDIIVGFPGETDEAFQNTVELIKRVRPDKVNVSRYSARPGTIAARWKQIPGWKAKERSRLLHRLRLQIAHEINEAYIGKTVEVLVHGPGEKGGVEGRTFNYKEVILDSGEAGELVKAKVTRATATYLLGALE; this is encoded by the coding sequence ATGGTCAGGGTTCACGTCGAGAGCTACGGGTGCACGAGGAACAAGGCAGACGGCGAGATAATGGAAGCGCTCCTCCTCAGTGCGGGCTACGAGCTAGCCGAGACTCCTGAGAGTGCGGACTACGTCGTTGTGAACACCTGCGCCGTGAAAGACCCGACAGAGGTCAAGATGGCGAGGCGCATAAGGGAGCTCCTCGACTCTGGAAAGAAGGTCATAGTCACCGGCTGTCTCGTCCACGTCAATCCGGACGTCATAGACCCTCGCGTTTCCGGAATCCTCGGGGTCAAGAGCATAGACAGGATAGCTGAAGCCGTTGAAACCGCGGAGCATGGCGGAAAGCTCGTGAGCGTCGAGGGCTGGCGCGAGAGAAATCCCGACAAGCTTGAGCTCCCGCGCCTCTGGAAGTCCGGCGTGGCCTTCGTTGTGCCGATAAGTGAGGGCTGTCTCAACGCCTGCACCTACTGTGCGACACGCTTCGCCAGGGGAGTCCTCAAGAGCTACAAACCCGAGCTAGTCGTCAAGTGGGTAAAGGAAGCTCTGGCGAGAGGTTATAAGGAGATACAGCTTTCCAGCGAGGACACCGGCTGTTATGGCTTTGACATTGGAACTAATTTGGCAAAGCTCCTCGATGAGATAACGGCCATTGAAGGTGACTTCCGCGTCAGGGTCGGCATGATGAATCCCAACCATGTCCTCGAGTTCCTCGACGAGCTCATTGAGGCTTATCAGGACGAAAAGGTCTACAAGTTCCTCCATCTTCCAGTCCAGAGCGGGGACAACGAAGTTTTGAGGAAGATGGGCAGGACCTACACGGTGGAGGAGTTCGAGGAGATAGTCAGCGAGTTCAGGAAGAAAGTTCCCGGGCTGAACCTCAACACTGACATAATCGTCGGATTCCCCGGGGAGACAGACGAGGCCTTCCAGAACACGGTCGAGCTCATCAAGCGCGTGAGGCCCGACAAGGTAAACGTCTCCCGCTATTCTGCAAGGCCCGGCACGATAGCGGCGAGGTGGAAGCAGATACCGGGCTGGAAGGCCAAGGAGCGCTCAAGGCTCCTCCACAGGCTCCGCCTCCAGATAGCCCACGAGATAAACGAGGCCTACATCGGAAAGACCGTCGAAGTCCTCGTCCACGGGCCGGGCGAAAAGGGCGGAGTCGAGGGCAGGACGTTCAACTACAAGGAGGTAATACTCGACTCAGGAGAGGCTGGTGAGCTCGTGAAGGCGAAGGTCACCCGCGCCACCGCGACATACCTGCTTGGCGCTCTTGAATAA
- a CDS encoding TRAM domain-containing protein: MYGDRFGGYGRDYGSEAPVKVGERYTVKIESLGKGGDGIAKIQGFVIFVPNTQVGDEVEIVINSVKRKFAFASVIE, translated from the coding sequence ATGTACGGAGATAGATTTGGTGGATATGGAAGGGACTACGGGAGCGAAGCCCCGGTTAAGGTTGGAGAGCGCTACACTGTCAAGATCGAGAGCCTTGGAAAGGGCGGCGATGGAATCGCCAAGATTCAGGGCTTCGTTATATTCGTCCCGAACACCCAGGTCGGGGACGAAGTTGAGATTGTGATTAACTCCGTCAAGAGGAAGTTCGCTTTCGCCTCGGTCATCGAGTGA
- a CDS encoding iron-containing alcohol dehydrogenase, whose amino-acid sequence MLWESQIPVNQVFELRCRALTYFGVGAINRFYDIAKNLKENRGITKVILVTGRSSYKKCGAWDVVKPALEEYGIEYVHYDKVGPNPTVDMVDEAAQLGREFGAQAVIGIGGGSPIDTAKGVAILLEYTNKTARDLYELKFTPMKAKPIIAINTTHGTGTEVDRFAVASIPEKEYKPAIAYDCIYPLYSIDDPALMTKLPADQTRYVTIDALNHITEAATTKVASPYSILLAQETARLIFDYLPEALNHPDNLQARYYLLYASAIAGISFDNGLLHLTHALEHPLSAVKPELPHGLGLAMLLPAVIKHIYPATARILAEVYRPLVPEAKGVPGEAELVAKKVEEWLFNIGITEKLTDVGFSEEDVDKLTELAMTTPSLDLLLSLAPIEATKERIAAIYRDSLYPLNR is encoded by the coding sequence ATGTTGTGGGAGTCCCAGATCCCCGTAAACCAGGTGTTTGAACTCCGTTGCAGGGCCCTGACATACTTCGGCGTGGGGGCCATCAACAGGTTCTACGACATAGCCAAGAACCTTAAGGAAAACCGCGGCATAACCAAGGTCATTCTCGTTACCGGAAGAAGCTCGTACAAGAAGTGTGGCGCCTGGGACGTTGTGAAGCCGGCCCTTGAGGAATACGGCATTGAGTACGTTCACTACGACAAGGTCGGCCCGAACCCAACCGTTGACATGGTCGACGAAGCCGCCCAGCTCGGTAGGGAATTCGGGGCACAGGCCGTCATTGGCATCGGTGGTGGAAGTCCGATTGACACCGCCAAGGGCGTTGCAATTCTGCTTGAGTACACCAACAAGACCGCCAGGGACCTTTACGAACTTAAGTTTACCCCGATGAAAGCGAAGCCCATCATAGCGATAAACACAACCCACGGAACCGGAACCGAGGTTGACAGGTTCGCAGTGGCTTCGATTCCAGAGAAGGAGTACAAACCGGCCATAGCCTACGACTGTATCTACCCGCTCTACTCGATTGATGACCCTGCCCTCATGACCAAGCTCCCAGCCGACCAGACGCGCTACGTAACCATTGATGCTCTCAACCACATTACTGAGGCAGCCACCACCAAGGTCGCCAGCCCGTACTCGATACTCCTTGCCCAGGAAACGGCAAGGCTGATATTCGACTACCTGCCTGAAGCTCTGAACCACCCGGACAACCTGCAGGCCAGGTACTACCTGCTCTACGCCTCCGCAATTGCGGGGATAAGCTTCGACAACGGCCTGCTCCACCTGACTCACGCCCTCGAGCACCCGCTCAGCGCAGTAAAGCCGGAGCTTCCACACGGACTCGGTCTCGCCATGCTTCTGCCAGCGGTTATCAAGCACATCTATCCCGCCACCGCCAGGATACTCGCCGAGGTTTACAGGCCTCTCGTCCCAGAAGCCAAGGGGGTTCCAGGGGAAGCCGAACTCGTGGCGAAGAAGGTTGAGGAGTGGCTCTTCAACATCGGTATAACCGAGAAGCTCACCGACGTTGGATTCAGCGAGGAGGACGTTGACAAGCTCACCGAGCTGGCTATGACGACGCCAAGCCTAGACCTGCTTCTTTCGCTCGCCCCCATTGAGGCCACCAAAGAGAGAATCGCGGCCATATACAGGGACTCACTGTACCCACTGAACAGATGA